DNA sequence from the uncultured Ilyobacter sp. genome:
CTTTACCTGCACGTCCTGTTCTTCCAATTCTATGAACATAGCTTTCAGGGTCTTGTGGTATTGCATAGTTTATTACATGGCTAAGGTCATTTACATCTATTCCTCTAGCGGCTACATCTGTGGCTATTAGAACATTTATCTTCTTCTCTTTAAACCTCTTAAGAGTGATCTCTCTGTGGTTTTGAGAGATATCTCCATGAAGTCCTTCTGAATCATAACCTCTGTCCTGAAGTTTCCCTACGAGAACATTAACATCATTTTTTGTTCTACAGAAAACTATTCCGTAAAAGTCAAGTTCTAAGTCCATGATTCTGCATAAAGCTTCAAACTTGTCCTTCTCTTTAACTTCAAAATATATTTGGTCTGTAAGATTTGTAGTAAGTTCAGTTTTCTTTACTGCAAGTACTTCATGCTCTCCCATGTGTCTTTGAGCAACTCTTAAAATTTCTTTTGGCATAGTTGCAGAGAAAAATAACATTCTCTTGATTTTGTTTGTATTCTCAAGAATCATCTCTACGTCTTCTAAGAATCCCATGTTTAGCATCTCATCAGCTTCATCTAGTATAAAGTAATCTATCTTGTCTAGTTTTAGGATCTTTCTGTTCATAAGATCTATTACTCTTCCTGGAGTACCTACTACTACATCGATTCCCCTTCTAAGCTGCTTTATTTGAAACTCTATAGACTGGCCACCGTAAACCGGGGCTATTCTCAAGTTTCTTCCGTGAGACAGTGAGTTCATCTCTTCAGCCACCTGAACTGCAAGTTCTCTTGTAGGAGCTAAGACTATTGCTTGTATGGATCCTGTACTTCTCTCTATTTTTTCAAGAATCGGCAGGGAGAACGCAGCTGTTTTACCGGTTCCTGTTTGAGCCTGACCGATAATATCTTTATCTCCATTTAGTAATACTGGTATTGTCAAAGCCTGAATTGGACTCGGCTTTTCAAAACCTTTTTCTAGCAATGGCTTTAGAGTTTTATCACTCAAACCAAGTGCTTTGAATTCTTTTAATTTTTCCATTATTCACTTCCTTTTCATTTATATAATTTATTTAGCATTTCATTATAACATATTTTCGAAAAAAATACACTACCTTGAATAAATAGAAAAGAGGGGGACTCCCCCTCTATACCGACATAGCTTCCATAATATTTAATATATGGTCCCTCATCCTTCTATAGTGATTAAGTATATCCATGTACCCTGTGCTTAGCATTGCAGGCATTTTGTTTTCGCCCACTCTTTCCATATGATCATTTCTGGCTTTTTTATATTCATTTTTTATATCAGTTGCTTTTCTCATAGCCTCTATAAGACTTTCTTTATCATTGGTTTTATATGCCTCATTTACAAATGCAAAGAAATCTGCCACCTTAGCATGAACTTTTCTAAGGTCATTGATCTTGGTTTCATTTAATAATATATCATTTTCACTGAGTTTTTTAAGAGTTTTAGATATTCTCAAAGAGTAGTCACTTATCGTTTCATACTCATCACATACTTCTAGATTGACACGTGTTTCATCTACATATTTTCTCTCTAATTCCCGATTCAGGATTATGAAGTTCACATCTGAAACTTCCTTCTGTACCATATCCAACTTATCCTCTAAGTATTCATGTTCTTCTACAGTTTTTTTAATTTGAGTGCTATCTTGTAATGCCAAATTTAGACCACTTAACATGTTTTTTATATCTTCTCCCATGCCAAGGACCTCTTTTCTAGTTTGGTCTATTACAAGAGTTGGAGTCTCTGCCATACGTAAGTCGAGATGAGTTACAGATTTTATCTTCTCTTCATCGTCTTTTACCACCTTCATTAGAAAATTAGCTACAAGTCCTATTATAGGAGTAAATAATAATACGTTGGAGATGTTAAACATAGTATGTGCTGTGGCTATAAATCTAGTTACGTCTGCCTCAGGATTGGCAAAATTATGAAGGAACTTTATATATACCCTGAATAATGATGTTGCCCATATAACACCTGCTATATTTATAATAGTGTGTGCGTACGCCGCTCTCTTTGCATTTGCTCTCGCTCCTATTGATGCTAGGCATGCAGTTATAGTCGTTCCCACATTTTCTCCTAGTACAAGGGCTACAGCAGTCTGATAATCAATAAGCCCTTGCACTGCAAGAGTTATTGTTATACCTAGTGTGGCCGATGAAGATTGCACTATGGCAGTCATAAGGGCTCCTACGCAGGCTGCTAGAAGAACACCAGTATATGTGTCTGCATTAAATCTATGGAACATCTCTATAAACTCAGGCATAGTTCTTAGAGGTTTAAATCCTTGACTCATCAATTCAAGTCCGAAAAATATCATACCAAGACCCATTACTGTGAGGGCTCTTGTCTTGGCTCTGTCACTTTTTACAAACATATTAGTTATAGCGGCAATACCTGCCATTGGCAGTCCATATTTACCTATCTTAAGTACAAGTATCCATCCAGTTATCGTCGTACCGATATTTGCACCTAGTATCACTCCAAGGGCCTGCTTTAAAGTCATCAACTGTGCATTTACAAATCCTATGGTCATAACGGTACTTACAGATGAGGACTGTACCATTCCTGTAACAAAAATACCCATTATTATAGCCATAAGCCTGTTCTTTGTGAGCACTGCCAGGGTCTTTTTAAGCCTGTCTCCTGCAAGTTTTTGCATTCCTCCAGACATGTGTTCCATACCATAAAGGAAAATACCTAATCCTCCTAAAACCTTAAATAAAATATCAATTGCCATATTTCCTCCTAGTTCTTTTGTTAAAGCTATTTTAAAATACTGTTAAAGTATATCCTGCCTATGTTAAAAAAATATAAATTCAATGTAAAAATTGTGTAAAAATTTTTACATTGAAATTTCTTTTTTATGGAGGGTCCGTCTTTTAACAGCCCTTAAATTATATACTATTCACTTAAAAAAATACACTTTTTTTATTAAAAGTTTTCTGTTTACACTTTTTACAAAAAATAAAAAAACCCGGTATAAAACCGAGTTAATTTTTTGTTATATGTTTTTTGGTAAAATTTTATTTAACAAAACACCTGTGAAGGCTGCTATTGCAAGTCCTGAAAGTGAAACTGTCTTCCACACAACAACATTATCTATAGCTATCCCCAAGACAAATATAAGAGAAGCTATTATCAGATTTCTTGAGTGCCCAAAATCCAAATCCGCTTCTATAAGAGTTCTTACTCCTACAGAGGCTATCATTCCAAAGAGTATGAGAGATACTCCACCCATAACAGGTGTTGGAATTGTCTGAAGTATAGCTCCGAATTTACCTATGAAGCTAAGCACTATTGCATAACCAGCGGCTATTCTAAGTACCGAAGGATCATATACCTTAGTAACTGCAAGCACCCCTGTATTCTCACCGTATGTAGTATTTGCTGGCCCCCCTAAAAACCCTGCAAAGAGAGTAGCAACTCC
Encoded proteins:
- a CDS encoding DEAD/DEAH box helicase, whose protein sequence is MEKLKEFKALGLSDKTLKPLLEKGFEKPSPIQALTIPVLLNGDKDIIGQAQTGTGKTAAFSLPILEKIERSTGSIQAIVLAPTRELAVQVAEEMNSLSHGRNLRIAPVYGGQSIEFQIKQLRRGIDVVVGTPGRVIDLMNRKILKLDKIDYFILDEADEMLNMGFLEDVEMILENTNKIKRMLFFSATMPKEILRVAQRHMGEHEVLAVKKTELTTNLTDQIYFEVKEKDKFEALCRIMDLELDFYGIVFCRTKNDVNVLVGKLQDRGYDSEGLHGDISQNHREITLKRFKEKKINVLIATDVAARGIDVNDLSHVINYAIPQDPESYVHRIGRTGRAGKEGTAITFITPSEYRKILQIQRIVKTEIRKEKVPGVKEVIQAKKNRMREELNEILDERKYEGFQEMAEELLEGESPADVVAALLTHSYQDLLDESNYRDIDNVQVDKTGKSRLFIALGKKDKVTPKKIVDMIKKKTKISEHKIKKVEVYENFSFMTVPFMEAEEILETFKRERKGRKPLVEKAKVRK
- a CDS encoding Na/Pi cotransporter family protein → MAIDILFKVLGGLGIFLYGMEHMSGGMQKLAGDRLKKTLAVLTKNRLMAIIMGIFVTGMVQSSSVSTVMTIGFVNAQLMTLKQALGVILGANIGTTITGWILVLKIGKYGLPMAGIAAITNMFVKSDRAKTRALTVMGLGMIFFGLELMSQGFKPLRTMPEFIEMFHRFNADTYTGVLLAACVGALMTAIVQSSSATLGITITLAVQGLIDYQTAVALVLGENVGTTITACLASIGARANAKRAAYAHTIINIAGVIWATSLFRVYIKFLHNFANPEADVTRFIATAHTMFNISNVLLFTPIIGLVANFLMKVVKDDEEKIKSVTHLDLRMAETPTLVIDQTRKEVLGMGEDIKNMLSGLNLALQDSTQIKKTVEEHEYLEDKLDMVQKEVSDVNFIILNRELERKYVDETRVNLEVCDEYETISDYSLRISKTLKKLSENDILLNETKINDLRKVHAKVADFFAFVNEAYKTNDKESLIEAMRKATDIKNEYKKARNDHMERVGENKMPAMLSTGYMDILNHYRRMRDHILNIMEAMSV